The nucleotide window ATGTCGGGTTTACATATCAGCGTGGAAAAGACAACAATCTTTCTCGCTGGTGTACAAGATACTGAGAAGCAAGAGCTCCTTGACACTTTTGCTTTCGCCCATGGTGACTTACCAGTGATATACCTCGGGTTGCCGCTGTTAACTAAACAAATGACTGTAAGAAATTATGCTCATTTGATTGAGAAGATCAGAGCTCGTATTGGTTCCTGGACAGCCAGATTTTTGTCTTTTGCCGGTAGACTGCAGCTGATTGGATCTGTTATTCACAGTCTCACAAACTTTTGGATATCAGCATTTAAATTGCCAAGAAAGTGTATTCAAGAGATTGACAGTCTCTGCGCAGCGTTTCTGTGGTCGGGAGCTGATATGAATACAAATAAAGCAAAAGTTAGTTGGAAGGATTACTGTAGGCCAAAAGAAGAAGGAGGCTTGGGACTACGGTCTCTTGAGGAAGCAAACCAGGTCTCTTGTCTGAAGTTGGTATGGCGTATCCTATCTTCAAAAAATTCTCTTTGGGTGAAATGGGTGAGACGTTATCTAATCCGCAAGGGATCTTTCTGGACAGTAAAAGATAGTAGTTCTCTTGGCTCGTGGATGTGGAAGAAGCTATTCAAGTACAGAGAAGTTGCTGCTGTATTTTCGAAGATGAAAGTTAAGAATGGCATGTCAACGTCTTTCTGGTTTGATGACTGGTCAGAACTAGGATGTCTAATGGATAAAACATGAGCTGGTGGACCTATGAATATGGGTATTCGACTCCATGATACAGTTGCTACAGTAATCCAAAGCACAAGAGAAGAAGACACCGAGTGGAGGTTTTTAATCTCATCGAGCTGGAGATTTTGAAGGTTAAACACAGAGGGTTGCAGAGTGAAGAGGATATCAGACTATGGAAGTGTGGTGATGATTATAAACTGAGCTTTACTACCAAAGAAACTTGGAAGCTCTTGCGAGGGATGCAGGCACGGGTTGACTGGTTCGAAGGTGTGTGGTTTCGCTACAGCACTCCAAGGTTCTCCTTCCACACATGGGTCGCAATCCTGGATAGACTGCCTACTGGAGATCGCATATCGCTATGGAATGGTGGCATTGCGGTTATGTGTCCGCTGTGCAAGGACTGTCCTGAGACAAGAAACCATCTGTTTTTTCAGTGTAAATACTCGGGGGGTGCGGACGATCCTCACCAGAAAGCTTTTGAGGATGGATTATACCAATGTGTGGGATGACATTATACCCCTTCTCACTAAAAGGTGAAGCAAACTGGAGCTGTTCTTGTTTCGATATGCTTTCCAAGCCACTCTATGTGCAGTTTGGGCAGAACGGAATTGTAAGAGGTTTGGAGAGGACCCAAAGGCTGCGTCAGGGCTTACAAAAATCATCGACAAACAAATTCGAAATCGTATCTAAAGCATCAGACATAGCCACAACTCTGTTGGGTTCCTTCTAGATGGAGGAAACCCATTGGGTTTGGTTGGTGATAACCAAACTTGGAAGTTGGGCAATTGGTATTAGTCCATGAGATTAGTATTGGGCCTTGGAGGTTCTTAGGGTTAGtgagacacatatatatagtctctTGACCTATTTTTTTATGTAGAGACTTACAAGAATcaaaagacaaaagagagaaaagagggaAGGAGGCAGAATTTCGTCTGGGTTTGTCAATACAGATTTGGAGGGTCAAACAGATcctgatcgggctgatattttttgggaagcttcttcagtcagtaAGTTAAaggttcaccgaagggatttagatttcaacggttggatcttctgttgtctgggttttagTGAAGCTGGTCGTCACAGTTCTTCAGCAGTGCTGTCTTGAGTGTTTGGTATATCcgacggtgagatcttctcggattgagctgaaatttggcagaggtgTTGTTTACTGgtgtatcttggatttgtacggtgGGATTAGTCTCTGGTTGCCAGAATCcttgtgagctgaggtcgtttggtttctgctggttttgaagctttgtgttgctctcttgttgttgttgttcttgtgttgGAGATGACTCTTTGTAGCTTGagtctctgttctgttcaggtTGTTGAACAGGaaggacgtggttgtactcacatacatttatatagtggattgttgagtagactacggtcccgtggtttttccttctcacatcgaggaggttttccacgtaaaaagtgTTTGTCTCATTTAGTTATTGCTTATATTATATCCTGctatcgtcgaagtatttttcTCTCAGATTCTCACAAGGTCAGGGGAAACACGATTGCTACATTCCGATGCGCCTCGTGTCCGCTTTCCCCAACAAACTCAGCTTATCAGGGAGCCATGGAAACTTGGTTCTCCTTTAGATGATCCTATTTTCTAATGTAAAGCAAAGTTTCAATTTCTTTTGAGCTTAAAACAAGAAACCTTGGTTGTAAacagtattttttgtttgaattaatttaacattttttcaaaaaataaataaattattgtttagaAATTGTAAGAACACAAAATTAAAAGTGTAGCAAATACTCACATCGGCTGCCAGATTGACGCTGGTGTCTCTGTATCCAATCTCTTTAAGAATCTCCCTTAAATGGTAAAAAGGACTCGA belongs to Brassica napus cultivar Da-Ae unplaced genomic scaffold, Da-Ae ScsIHWf_1257;HRSCAF=1793, whole genome shotgun sequence and includes:
- the LOC125596654 gene encoding uncharacterized protein LOC125596654, giving the protein MLNKGAAEKRFGYHPYCQGLKLTHLSFADGKRQSIEGIINIFNHFVEMSGLHISVEKTTIFLAGVQDTEKQELLDTFAFAHGDLPVIYLGLPLLTKQMTVRNYAHLIEKIRARIGSWTARFLSFAGRLQLIGSVIHSLTNFWISAFKLPRKCIQEIDSLCAAFLWSGADMNTNKAKVSWKDYCRPKEEGGLGLRSLEEANQVSCLKLVWRILSSKNSLWVKWVRRYLIRKGSFWTVKDSSSLGSWMWKKLFKYREVAAVFSKMKVKNGMSTSFWFDDCCYSNPKHKRRRHRVEVFNLIELEILKVKHRGLQSEEDIRLWKCGDDYKLSFTTKETWKLLRGMQARVDWFEGVWFRYSTPRFSFHTWVAILDRLPTGDRISLWNGGIAVMCPLCKDCPETRNHLFFQCKYSGGADDPHQKAFEDGLYQCVG